In Marinobacter sp. LQ44, the following are encoded in one genomic region:
- a CDS encoding response regulator transcription factor, with protein MRIALLEDEHEQAQHIQAILSEKGHHCDSFPTGQAFLGAVLHRSYDLIILDWQIPDMTGIDVLENVRAQLDWPIPAIFLTQRDSEADIVRALDAGADDYLSKPARAAELTARINALARRSNPDSDKEVLVYGPFEVNTRQRVILLHGEPLTLTDKDFDLTLFLFQNQGRLLTREMLLERVWGLARDINTRTVDTHMSRLRRRLGVNPENGFRIKTIYQRGYRLEAIKATEADEPREDSATNA; from the coding sequence ATGCGCATTGCTCTGCTGGAAGACGAACATGAACAAGCGCAACACATTCAAGCCATTCTCTCCGAGAAAGGTCATCACTGTGACAGCTTCCCCACCGGCCAGGCCTTTCTCGGTGCCGTTCTGCACCGAAGTTATGACCTGATTATCCTGGACTGGCAAATTCCAGACATGACCGGTATCGACGTGCTGGAGAATGTGCGCGCCCAGCTGGACTGGCCCATTCCGGCCATTTTCCTGACCCAGCGGGACAGCGAGGCCGACATCGTCCGGGCGCTGGATGCCGGCGCCGACGACTACCTGTCTAAACCGGCCCGGGCGGCCGAGCTCACCGCCAGGATCAATGCCCTGGCCCGCCGCAGCAACCCTGACAGTGACAAAGAAGTGCTGGTTTACGGTCCGTTTGAAGTCAACACCCGGCAACGAGTCATCCTGCTGCACGGTGAACCGCTTACCCTGACCGACAAGGACTTCGACCTCACCCTGTTCCTGTTTCAGAACCAGGGCCGGCTCCTGACCCGCGAGATGCTGCTGGAACGCGTGTGGGGCCTTGCCCGGGATATCAACACCCGGACCGTTGATACCCACATGAGCCGATTACGCCGCCGGCTGGGTGTAAATCCGGAGAACGGATTCCGCATCAAGACCATTTACCAGCGCGGCTATCGCCTGGAAGCGATCAAAGCCACTGAAGCTGACGAGCCCCGGGAAGACAGTGCAACCAATGCTTGA
- a CDS encoding L-threonylcarbamoyladenylate synthase codes for MSQFFQIHPENPQKRLINQAVDILRKGGVIVYPTDSGYALGCHLGDKQAADRIKRIRKLDDKHNFTLVCRDLSDIGVYAKVDNTQYRLLKTFTPGPYTFILPATSEVPRRLLHPKRRSIGVRVPDNEIVRELLGELGEPIMSSTLILPDETEPMTDPYEIRGVLEHELDLIIDGGFCGMEATTVVNFLGDAPEVTRVGKGDPAPFQV; via the coding sequence ATGAGTCAGTTTTTCCAGATCCATCCTGAGAATCCGCAGAAGCGGTTGATTAACCAGGCGGTTGATATTCTTCGCAAGGGTGGGGTGATTGTGTATCCCACGGATTCCGGGTATGCGCTGGGTTGTCACCTGGGTGACAAGCAGGCAGCGGATCGTATCAAGCGTATCCGGAAGCTGGATGACAAGCATAACTTTACGCTGGTGTGCCGGGATTTGTCGGATATTGGTGTGTACGCCAAGGTGGATAACACGCAGTACCGTTTGCTGAAGACGTTCACGCCGGGGCCGTATACGTTCATTCTGCCAGCCACCAGTGAGGTGCCGCGCCGGTTGTTGCATCCCAAGCGTCGGTCTATTGGCGTGCGGGTGCCGGATAACGAGATTGTTCGGGAGCTGCTGGGCGAGTTGGGCGAGCCGATCATGAGCAGTACCCTGATTCTGCCCGATGAAACGGAGCCAATGACCGATCCCTATGAAATCCGGGGTGTTCTGGAACACGAGCTGGATTTGATCATTGATGGCGGGTTCTGCGGTATGGAAGCGACTACCGTGGTGAACTTCCTCGGGGATGCCCCGGAGGTTACGCGGGTGGGTAAAGGTGATCCCGCTCCGTTTCAGGTTTAA
- a CDS encoding BolA family protein, which yields MKVQNAIEAKLRDGFAAQLLAVENESHMHSVPPNSETHFKVTLVSPDFAGQMKVKRHQAIYKVLAEELAGPVHALALHLYTPEEWAASGQAAPDSPGCMGGSKGDDAMAAKLGQGVNS from the coding sequence ATGAAAGTTCAGAACGCAATTGAAGCAAAACTTAGAGACGGTTTTGCCGCGCAGCTGCTGGCTGTGGAGAACGAGAGCCACATGCATTCCGTGCCGCCGAATTCGGAAACCCATTTCAAGGTGACGCTGGTGTCGCCGGATTTTGCCGGTCAGATGAAAGTTAAGCGGCATCAGGCCATTTATAAAGTGTTGGCGGAAGAGCTGGCGGGGCCTGTGCATGCTTTGGCGTTGCATTTGTATACGCCGGAGGAGTGGGCGGCCAGTGGTCAGGCGGCGCCGGATTCGCCCGGTTGTATGGGCGGTTCGAAGGGCGATGACGCCATGGCTGCGAAATTGGGACAGGGAGTGAATTCATGA
- the rnhB gene encoding ribonuclease HII, which produces MAGKELPPFECRYQGWRLAGVDEVGRGPLIGAVVTAAVILDPERPIQGLADSKTLTEKRRLALYDEIVEKAAAWCLGRCEPGEIDQLNIYQATMLAMKRAVDGLSIAPEYVLVDGNRCPNWRWPSEPVVKGDSRHPAISAASIIAKVTRDREMALLEQTYPGYGLAQHKGYPTPVHLEALMRLGATPEHRRSFRPVQEAIDSAGFFQPGRESVAPELSYPTDLFENMD; this is translated from the coding sequence ATGGCCGGCAAAGAACTCCCACCGTTTGAGTGCCGTTATCAAGGCTGGCGCCTTGCAGGTGTGGATGAGGTTGGCCGGGGGCCCTTGATCGGTGCTGTCGTTACCGCAGCGGTTATCCTGGACCCGGAGCGTCCTATTCAGGGCCTGGCGGATTCCAAGACGCTCACTGAGAAGCGGCGCCTGGCGCTTTATGACGAGATCGTTGAGAAGGCCGCGGCTTGGTGTCTGGGGCGCTGTGAGCCTGGCGAGATCGATCAATTGAACATCTACCAGGCGACGATGCTGGCCATGAAGCGAGCGGTGGATGGCCTTTCCATAGCACCGGAATACGTGCTGGTAGACGGCAACCGCTGCCCGAACTGGCGCTGGCCCTCAGAACCGGTGGTAAAAGGGGATAGTCGGCACCCGGCCATCAGCGCGGCGTCGATCATTGCCAAGGTGACCCGTGACCGGGAAATGGCGCTGTTGGAGCAAACTTACCCGGGTTACGGCCTGGCGCAACACAAGGGATACCCCACGCCGGTGCACCTGGAAGCGCTGATGCGCCTGGGGGCAACGCCGGAGCATCGCCGATCTTTTCGGCCGGTTCAGGAGGCAATCGATTCCGCAGGTTTCTTTCAGCCGGGTCGCGAGAGTGTGGCTCCCGAATTGAGTTATCCCACCGACTTGTTTGAAAATATGGATTGA
- a CDS encoding FecR domain-containing protein, with amino-acid sequence MLDRKRQSVTGLLLLIVTSLLPGVAAAEISVARGSSSASPAQQSESTQEWVYTLRSGETLSDIGQSLLMDRVTIGQVLQYNNLPGNARLSAGEQIRIPLAWLKRQPEPARVSSASGNVIHVSGTTGQKTSLTENSVIRVGDEVISSAGTATIVLADGSELRMAPNSRLIFNRLTQYGKAGMADTRVRLQRGEVHTRVKPVLEDGARFEIETPSAVAAVRGTVFSMQTSASGSSVQVTEGVVDFGQPGQIRRIPAGYGASVSTASATPMNIRRLPPAPVLNPITPVLTQLPAELSWQQDGANRYRVDIFEEDGGTWLQSREMPGHRFDISQLDNGRYELHLAALDRQGITGMPAITSIEVDLQARTPDLLSPEPGESVNDDMPEFQWRLNGTNEVARVEIAEDEEFRRLITSSEWAPDNRALPSRPLSPGQYYWRVVSEAGGNSVAASQPRSLVVNGTLPPVRIISINYLDNQVRVFWEKVDTAKDYRLQLSEEPEFNNIIKEANVADTTAALRLIPGRRYFVRVKALSDGPLASRWGPGRELYLD; translated from the coding sequence ATGCTTGACCGAAAACGCCAAAGCGTCACAGGTTTGCTCCTGTTGATTGTAACCAGCCTGCTGCCCGGCGTGGCTGCCGCCGAGATATCGGTTGCCCGAGGCTCTTCTTCCGCCTCGCCCGCTCAGCAATCGGAAAGCACCCAGGAATGGGTGTATACGCTCCGCTCCGGTGAGACACTCAGCGACATCGGCCAGTCCTTGCTGATGGACCGGGTAACCATTGGCCAGGTGCTGCAATACAATAACCTGCCCGGTAACGCCAGGCTGTCTGCCGGGGAACAAATTCGCATTCCTCTGGCCTGGTTGAAGCGCCAGCCCGAGCCCGCCAGGGTTAGCTCCGCCAGCGGTAATGTTATTCACGTATCGGGCACCACCGGCCAGAAAACGTCACTGACCGAAAATTCTGTCATCCGGGTGGGCGATGAAGTGATCTCCTCTGCTGGCACCGCGACTATCGTCCTGGCTGATGGCTCCGAACTGCGTATGGCGCCCAATTCCAGACTCATTTTCAACCGCCTCACCCAATACGGCAAAGCCGGAATGGCAGATACCCGTGTTCGCCTTCAACGGGGCGAGGTGCATACCCGAGTAAAACCGGTGCTGGAAGATGGTGCCCGGTTCGAAATCGAAACCCCATCAGCGGTCGCCGCTGTTCGAGGTACCGTGTTTTCCATGCAGACATCCGCCTCTGGCAGCAGCGTTCAGGTAACCGAGGGCGTGGTTGATTTCGGCCAGCCGGGCCAGATACGCCGGATTCCTGCAGGCTATGGCGCCAGCGTGTCCACCGCGAGCGCCACCCCCATGAACATCCGCCGGCTACCACCGGCCCCGGTGCTCAACCCCATCACTCCGGTTCTCACACAGCTACCGGCTGAACTCAGCTGGCAGCAGGACGGCGCCAACCGGTATCGCGTCGATATCTTCGAAGAGGATGGCGGCACCTGGCTGCAAAGTCGGGAAATGCCTGGCCATCGCTTTGACATTAGCCAACTGGACAACGGGCGCTACGAACTCCACCTGGCCGCACTGGATCGTCAGGGCATCACCGGAATGCCGGCCATCACGTCGATCGAAGTTGACCTGCAGGCACGAACACCTGATCTGCTCTCGCCAGAACCCGGTGAGAGCGTGAATGACGACATGCCAGAGTTCCAATGGCGCCTGAACGGTACCAACGAAGTTGCTCGGGTTGAAATCGCAGAAGATGAAGAATTCCGACGGCTGATTACCTCCAGTGAATGGGCGCCAGACAACCGAGCCCTCCCCTCCCGACCGCTAAGCCCCGGCCAGTACTACTGGCGAGTGGTCAGCGAGGCCGGCGGTAACTCCGTGGCCGCGTCCCAGCCCCGGTCACTGGTTGTGAACGGCACGTTGCCGCCGGTACGAATCATCAGCATCAACTACCTGGACAACCAGGTGCGCGTGTTCTGGGAGAAGGTGGATACCGCAAAAGACTATCGCCTCCAACTATCGGAAGAGCCCGAATTCAACAACATTATCAAGGAAGCAAACGTGGCAGATACCACAGCGGCCTTGCGCCTGATTCCCGGAAGAAGGTATTTTGTGCGCGTCAAAGCTCTTTCTGATGGTCCGCTGGCAAGCCGATGGGGCCCGGGGAGGGAGCTTTACCTGGATTAA
- a CDS encoding CHASE2 domain-containing protein translates to MRRDWLTLKTTPWSLGLLLTGILLLLQITTLEERINFWLYDKAITTWSAPVDDRLALVGIDEHSLDALGRWPWDRNLHARLIDQLAEAGAEVIVLDILFPEPSPSDQALADAMERHGRVVLPIHYSPATPTQRMAEQLPAPLLEKTAAALGHVHIELEDDGVARGLYLYNSLGNHRWPALALAAQDRVNPSGHAPDAPAYTNVRSEFRFVPLAGGADTIPAHSYVDVLNGAVPPETFAGKTVFIGATAVGFGDILSTPFSGLGRPMSGVEFHANVYSASRQGTLISSAPGWASIALTLVILLGLANSLPRLKPAATVLACSTGFVLVLITYFVVLRSLHYHLSAANALLLPMIALPVASGLRLAMANRFLNRQLDDLARTPQLALPDPSRRHPHQLLEHLSALLQPQGWLLAEGRDLLAVKGMTLADVPTNIQVGQWSHHGNQSWIRLIRGGSGYLLGLTLPDDLSREVIQLYLQNLKLEDPSAPALEPGAQENLSRRIEKVRTATERLSQMQAFISHSFERMPDGIIVTDELGVIRFANRHIEAWFREPMPSLSGLPLTRLLEGHDPRDAAPWYETVSETLTLRQSRTVDLKIHNKDFLIHLAPFALPDSNQFGIIANISDISELREQQRQHREAIDFISHDVRSPLVSQLALIEQLKRDPSHIDERQLEQLGRLARRSYHLAEEFVQLARAEQLTETRFYECEFLAIVENARDSVCEQAQEKQISLQVIGTEDLWLKGNAELLERAVINLMTNAVQYSPSGSAITVQVYRAGHLACLAIADEGSGIDQAELPMLFDRYHRQKRSELAGTHGTGLGLSFVKTVVEKHRGDISVESTAGEGTTFILKLPIADPMP, encoded by the coding sequence ATGAGAAGGGATTGGTTAACCTTAAAGACGACACCCTGGTCTCTGGGCTTACTGCTCACAGGCATCCTGCTATTACTCCAGATAACCACCCTGGAAGAGCGCATCAATTTCTGGCTTTACGACAAAGCCATCACCACCTGGTCCGCGCCCGTTGATGACCGCCTGGCTCTGGTGGGCATCGATGAACATAGCCTGGACGCGCTCGGGCGCTGGCCCTGGGACCGAAACCTCCATGCCCGGCTGATTGACCAGCTTGCCGAGGCCGGCGCGGAAGTCATTGTGCTGGACATCCTGTTTCCTGAACCCTCCCCCAGCGACCAGGCCCTTGCAGACGCCATGGAGCGCCATGGCCGGGTTGTGCTGCCCATACACTACTCACCGGCAACACCAACACAACGGATGGCCGAACAACTGCCCGCACCGCTGCTGGAAAAGACAGCTGCTGCACTCGGGCACGTGCATATTGAGCTGGAAGACGATGGCGTGGCCCGCGGCCTGTACCTTTACAACAGCCTGGGCAATCATCGCTGGCCCGCGCTGGCGCTGGCGGCACAGGATCGGGTCAACCCCAGTGGCCACGCACCGGATGCGCCTGCCTATACCAACGTCCGCAGCGAATTCCGCTTTGTGCCACTGGCCGGCGGAGCAGATACAATCCCTGCCCATTCCTACGTCGATGTGCTGAACGGCGCCGTGCCCCCGGAGACCTTCGCTGGCAAGACCGTCTTCATCGGAGCCACGGCGGTCGGTTTTGGCGATATTCTTAGTACACCGTTTTCCGGCCTGGGCAGGCCCATGAGTGGCGTTGAGTTCCACGCCAACGTTTATTCCGCCAGTCGCCAGGGCACACTGATCTCCTCCGCACCTGGCTGGGCCTCCATTGCACTGACACTGGTGATCCTCCTTGGCCTGGCCAACTCCCTGCCGAGACTCAAGCCCGCAGCCACCGTCCTCGCCTGTAGCACAGGTTTTGTCCTGGTGTTGATCACCTACTTTGTGGTCCTACGCAGCTTGCATTACCACCTGTCAGCCGCCAATGCCCTGTTGTTGCCCATGATCGCTCTGCCGGTGGCCAGCGGTCTTCGGCTTGCGATGGCCAACCGCTTCCTGAACCGTCAACTGGATGACTTGGCCAGAACACCGCAACTTGCCTTGCCAGACCCCTCACGCAGGCACCCTCACCAACTTCTCGAACACCTGAGCGCGCTACTACAGCCCCAGGGTTGGCTGCTGGCGGAAGGCAGAGACCTGCTGGCAGTCAAAGGCATGACACTGGCCGATGTCCCGACCAACATCCAAGTCGGGCAATGGAGTCATCATGGCAACCAGAGCTGGATACGCCTTATTCGCGGCGGCAGCGGGTACCTGCTCGGGCTCACCCTCCCGGATGACCTGAGCCGGGAAGTTATCCAGCTGTACTTGCAGAACCTTAAACTGGAAGACCCAAGCGCGCCCGCCCTTGAGCCGGGCGCCCAGGAGAACCTGTCCCGGCGCATTGAAAAAGTCCGAACCGCCACCGAGCGCCTCAGCCAGATGCAGGCATTCATCAGCCATAGCTTCGAGCGCATGCCAGACGGCATAATCGTAACGGATGAGCTGGGTGTTATCCGCTTCGCCAACCGGCACATTGAAGCCTGGTTCCGGGAGCCCATGCCGAGCCTCAGCGGACTACCCCTGACGCGCCTGCTGGAAGGCCATGACCCAAGGGACGCGGCGCCCTGGTATGAAACCGTGTCTGAGACGTTGACCCTTCGGCAAAGCCGAACCGTTGACCTCAAAATTCACAACAAGGACTTCCTGATTCACCTGGCACCGTTCGCATTGCCAGACAGCAATCAATTCGGAATCATCGCCAACATCTCAGACATTTCCGAGCTTCGGGAGCAGCAGCGGCAGCACCGGGAAGCCATCGACTTTATTTCCCACGATGTTCGCTCTCCGCTGGTGTCTCAGTTGGCATTGATTGAGCAACTGAAACGAGACCCTAGCCATATTGATGAGCGCCAGCTTGAACAACTGGGCAGACTGGCCCGGCGCAGCTACCACCTGGCGGAAGAATTTGTGCAGCTGGCGCGGGCCGAGCAGCTGACGGAAACCCGGTTCTACGAGTGTGAGTTTCTGGCTATCGTAGAAAACGCACGGGACAGCGTGTGTGAGCAGGCACAGGAAAAACAGATCAGTCTGCAGGTGATTGGCACCGAGGACCTCTGGCTGAAGGGGAATGCGGAATTGCTGGAACGGGCAGTCATTAACCTGATGACCAATGCAGTCCAATACAGCCCGTCGGGATCTGCAATCACGGTTCAGGTATACCGCGCTGGCCACCTGGCATGCCTCGCCATCGCCGATGAGGGTAGCGGGATAGATCAGGCAGAACTACCGATGCTGTTCGATCGCTACCACCGGCAGAAACGCAGTGAGCTGGCAGGCACCCACGGCACCGGGCTGGGCCTGTCGTTCGTGAAAACCGTTGTTGAAAAACATCGGGGCGACATCTCTGTTGAATCCACCGCAGGCGAAGGCACCACTTTCATCCTGAAACTGCCCATTGCCGACCCGATGCCATGA
- the lpxB gene encoding lipid-A-disaccharide synthase, protein MVSSRKLTIAIIAGEASGDILGAGLIRSLRKRYPNARFVGIGGDEMIAEGFHSLVPMERLSVMGLVEVLGRIRELFSIRARLLDYFFATPPDVVIGIDSPDFTLAIERRCREAGIPSVHYVSPSVWAWRQKRIFKIAKSVDLMLTLFPFEARFYEEHQVPVAFVGHPLADRIPMEPDTGSARESLGLEQDKPVLAVLPGSRGGEVERLGTLFLEASRWLQARRPDIQLVIPCVNRDRERQVQGLVESLEVKLPVTLVRGRSREVMAASDVVLLASGTATLEAMLLKKPMVVGYRLSNFSYKLLSRLVKVPWVALPNLLAQKPLVPELLQDDATPESLGAAVLERLENEQERADLKQAFSDLHQSLKQNADERAAMAISELLERQG, encoded by the coding sequence ATGGTCAGTTCCCGCAAGTTGACCATTGCCATTATCGCCGGTGAGGCATCGGGGGATATCCTCGGTGCCGGGCTTATCCGGTCTCTCCGCAAACGCTATCCGAATGCTCGCTTTGTCGGTATTGGCGGCGACGAAATGATCGCTGAAGGCTTTCATTCTTTGGTCCCCATGGAGCGGTTATCCGTTATGGGGTTGGTGGAAGTATTGGGGCGTATTCGCGAATTGTTCAGTATCCGCGCCCGCTTGCTGGACTATTTTTTCGCTACGCCGCCGGATGTCGTGATTGGCATTGATTCTCCGGATTTCACCCTGGCTATCGAGCGCCGGTGTCGGGAGGCAGGTATTCCCTCGGTTCATTATGTGAGCCCTTCGGTATGGGCCTGGCGTCAGAAGCGCATTTTCAAGATTGCCAAGTCTGTGGACCTGATGCTCACGCTGTTTCCCTTTGAAGCCCGTTTCTACGAAGAGCACCAGGTGCCGGTCGCTTTCGTGGGGCACCCCCTGGCTGATCGTATTCCCATGGAACCGGATACCGGCTCCGCCCGGGAGAGCCTTGGGCTTGAGCAAGACAAGCCGGTACTGGCTGTCTTGCCTGGTAGCCGGGGGGGGGAGGTGGAACGCCTTGGGACGCTGTTCCTGGAGGCATCCCGATGGCTACAGGCCCGCAGGCCAGATATCCAGTTGGTGATTCCCTGTGTAAACCGGGACCGGGAACGGCAGGTTCAGGGGTTGGTGGAGTCCTTGGAAGTCAAGTTGCCGGTCACGCTGGTTCGTGGCCGCTCCCGGGAGGTGATGGCTGCCAGTGATGTGGTGCTGCTTGCCTCGGGTACCGCGACCCTCGAAGCGATGTTGCTCAAAAAGCCAATGGTGGTGGGCTACCGACTGAGCAACTTCAGTTACAAGTTGCTGTCGCGACTGGTAAAAGTGCCCTGGGTGGCGTTACCGAACCTGCTCGCCCAGAAACCATTAGTGCCGGAACTGTTGCAGGACGATGCCACCCCTGAAAGTTTGGGTGCTGCTGTGCTTGAGCGGCTGGAAAACGAGCAGGAGCGGGCCGACCTGAAGCAAGCCTTTTCCGACCTTCACCAGTCGCTTAAACAGAATGCCGATGAACGGGCTGCCATGGCGATTTCCGAGTTGCTGGAGCGCCAGGGCTGA
- a CDS encoding DNA topoisomerase 3, with product MHLYIAEKPSLARAIAAALPGPHQKGQGWIRCGNGQEAATVSWCIGHLLEPAEPARYNPAWKKWRQEDLPMFPEQWQLTPKDSVKQQLKVLESLIRQADVITHAGDPDREGQLLVDEVLRYVGTTVPVKRVLINDLTPSAVARSIQAPRDNKEFRRLSHSALARQRADWLYGINLTRFYTLSYQQQGQDGVYSVGRVQTPVLGLVVERDNTIENFEPKPWYRIEGQFQASEEDADQRPFTARWLPDETYEDHLDEEKRLLSRDVAEQIARAVNGRPGTIAESRFRDRPEPPPLPLSLSALQIEAGRLFRMGAKDVLDTAQNLYERHQLITYPRSDNRYLPEEHFHQREQVIRAISRVSGELEALTGQLDSNRRSAAWNDKQVDAHHAIIPTVRPTPNGKLTAAEEKIYNLISRYYLMQFAQDAVHREGKLTVQVQEHRFRATETAILTPGWKALELKLRENNNEPEKPPLPRLGSREPVTCSNTTVTERKTQPPQHFTDATLLSAMTNIARFVAAPELRKTLRETDGLGTEATRAAIIDTLFRRDYLYREKRFIRATDKGKALISALPDTIRTPDRTAVWEATLESIRRGEDDPRAFLESLKQEIREFIHRAPDATGTPASKTSVHCPKCRAPMIEREGKFGRFFACTRYPKCKGTRPLEDSAPADGTGQKPVPCPHCFSPLVRRQSKKGWFWGCSNFPACRQTVNDANGKPEL from the coding sequence ATGCACCTGTACATCGCCGAAAAACCCAGCCTGGCCAGAGCCATCGCCGCCGCCCTCCCCGGCCCGCACCAGAAAGGCCAGGGCTGGATCCGTTGCGGAAACGGCCAGGAAGCCGCCACCGTCAGCTGGTGCATCGGCCATCTGCTGGAGCCGGCCGAGCCCGCCCGCTACAACCCGGCATGGAAAAAGTGGCGCCAGGAAGACCTGCCCATGTTCCCCGAACAATGGCAGCTCACCCCCAAAGACAGCGTAAAACAGCAACTCAAGGTGCTCGAATCCCTGATTCGACAGGCCGACGTGATCACCCACGCCGGCGACCCGGACCGTGAAGGCCAGCTTCTGGTGGATGAAGTACTGCGCTACGTTGGCACCACCGTTCCGGTAAAACGGGTACTGATTAACGACCTGACTCCCAGCGCCGTTGCGCGCTCCATTCAGGCACCCAGAGACAACAAGGAATTCCGCCGGCTATCCCATTCCGCCCTGGCCCGACAAAGGGCCGACTGGTTGTATGGGATCAACCTCACCCGGTTCTACACCCTGAGCTACCAGCAACAGGGTCAGGACGGCGTTTACTCGGTTGGCCGAGTACAAACACCGGTGCTCGGCCTGGTTGTGGAGCGGGATAACACCATCGAGAACTTCGAGCCCAAGCCCTGGTACCGAATTGAAGGTCAATTCCAAGCCTCCGAAGAGGACGCGGACCAACGCCCGTTTACCGCCCGCTGGCTGCCGGATGAAACCTATGAAGACCATCTGGACGAAGAGAAACGCCTGCTCAGCAGGGACGTGGCCGAGCAAATTGCCCGTGCCGTGAACGGTCGGCCTGGCACCATCGCAGAATCCCGCTTCAGAGACCGGCCCGAGCCACCGCCCCTGCCGCTGTCCCTGTCGGCACTGCAGATAGAAGCCGGGCGACTGTTCCGGATGGGTGCCAAAGACGTGCTGGACACCGCCCAGAATCTGTATGAACGGCACCAGTTGATCACCTACCCCCGGTCCGACAACCGTTACCTGCCCGAGGAACATTTTCATCAGCGGGAGCAGGTGATTCGCGCTATTAGCCGGGTATCCGGCGAGCTGGAAGCGCTCACAGGGCAACTGGACAGCAACCGGCGCTCTGCGGCCTGGAACGACAAACAGGTGGACGCCCACCACGCGATCATTCCAACCGTCCGCCCTACCCCGAATGGCAAGCTGACGGCCGCCGAGGAAAAGATCTACAACCTGATCAGCCGCTACTATCTGATGCAGTTCGCCCAGGATGCGGTTCACCGTGAGGGAAAACTGACGGTGCAGGTTCAGGAACACAGATTCCGGGCCACCGAGACGGCGATACTCACCCCCGGCTGGAAAGCCCTGGAGCTGAAACTTCGGGAGAACAACAACGAGCCGGAAAAACCCCCGCTGCCAAGGCTGGGGAGCCGTGAGCCGGTCACCTGCAGCAACACCACGGTAACCGAACGCAAAACTCAGCCACCCCAGCACTTTACCGATGCCACCTTGCTGTCGGCGATGACCAACATCGCTCGTTTCGTGGCGGCCCCGGAACTGCGTAAAACCCTGAGGGAGACCGATGGCCTGGGCACGGAAGCCACCCGCGCCGCCATTATCGACACACTGTTCCGGCGAGATTACCTGTACCGGGAAAAGCGATTCATCCGCGCCACCGACAAAGGCAAGGCGCTGATTTCGGCGCTGCCGGACACTATCCGTACCCCGGACCGTACAGCGGTCTGGGAAGCAACACTGGAGAGCATCCGCCGCGGCGAAGACGACCCCAGGGCATTTCTGGAGTCGCTAAAGCAGGAGATCCGCGAATTCATTCATCGGGCGCCCGATGCGACCGGAACTCCTGCCAGCAAAACGTCTGTGCATTGCCCAAAGTGCCGGGCGCCCATGATCGAGCGGGAAGGAAAATTCGGACGTTTTTTTGCCTGCACCCGCTACCCAAAATGTAAAGGCACGCGCCCTCTGGAAGACAGTGCACCAGCAGACGGAACCGGGCAGAAACCCGTGCCCTGCCCCCATTGTTTTTCACCCCTGGTGAGGCGCCAAAGCAAAAAAGGCTGGTTCTGGGGCTGCAGTAATTTCCCGGCCTGCCGACAAACAGTGAATGACGCCAACGGCAAACCTGAACTGTAG
- a CDS encoding fibronectin type III domain-containing protein, whose translation MKRVIKLSKAWTAAFLLGILLTGCGGGGSDVGSSANTSGSNTSGNVGSGPSGVQPELARAAVLSWSAPSTRVNGDGIAMGELDKYVIRYGQDVENLSGEVIIGEADVYPEMSYTVDNLDSGTWYFTIQVQDKQGLVSEPSAPVSKTIRS comes from the coding sequence ATGAAACGCGTCATCAAATTGTCAAAGGCATGGACGGCCGCGTTTTTACTAGGGATTCTGCTCACCGGCTGTGGTGGAGGTGGCTCCGATGTCGGGAGTAGTGCAAATACCTCGGGCTCCAATACCTCCGGTAATGTTGGGTCAGGCCCTTCGGGTGTGCAGCCTGAGCTGGCCCGTGCAGCTGTCCTGAGTTGGTCAGCACCCTCTACCCGAGTCAATGGCGACGGTATTGCCATGGGTGAGCTCGACAAGTATGTGATCCGGTACGGCCAGGACGTCGAGAATCTGTCTGGTGAGGTGATCATTGGCGAGGCCGACGTCTACCCGGAGATGAGTTACACGGTGGATAATCTGGATTCCGGTACCTGGTACTTCACGATCCAGGTGCAAGATAAGCAGGGTCTGGTCAGCGAGCCCTCAGCGCCTGTCAGCAAGACCATTCGGTCCTGA